From the Theobroma cacao cultivar B97-61/B2 chromosome 2, Criollo_cocoa_genome_V2, whole genome shotgun sequence genome, one window contains:
- the LOC18610578 gene encoding HD domain-containing protein C4G3.17 isoform X2: protein MAVNTSINCAPPLHRFRRRRLPITFISHASSSSSRPICFTGAATLRLVSVHSQKPGSESSAIMSNTGVPSRLSSSSTASAIDFLTLCHRLKTTKRKGWINHGIKGPESIADHMYRMALMALIAGDLPDVNRERCIKIAIVHDIAEAIVGDITPSDGVPKEEKSRREQAALTDMCKILGGGMRAEEIQELWAEYESNASLEANLVKDFDKVEMILQALEYEMGKFQTEIGKSWAAEINSRRNSQLADKAN from the exons ATGGCGGTTAATACGTCAATCAACTGCGCGCCTCCATTGCATCGGTTCAGACGTCGCCGCTTGCCGATCACTTTCATCAGCCACGCTTCTTCCTCCTCCTCTCGACCGATTTGCTTTACCGGAGCTGCCACTTTGAGGCTCGTCTCTGTCCATTCTCAAAAACCCGGCTCCGAGAGCTCGGCCATTATGTCGAATACCGGTGTTCCCTCCAGGTTGTCCAGTTCGTCGACGGCCTCCGCTATTGATTTTCTCACACTGTGCCATCGTCTCAAG ACCACAAAAAGGAAGGGTTGGATCAATCACGGGATAAAGGGTCCTGAATCAATTGCTGACCATATGTACCGCATGGCTTTGATGGCTTTGATTGCTGGTGACCTTCCTGATGTGAATAGAGAAAG GTGTATTAAGATAGCAATTGTCCATGATATTGCAGAAG CTATTGTTGGAGATATAACACCATCAGATGGTGTgcctaaagaagaaaaaagcaGACGTGAGCAAGCAGCGTTAACTGATATGTGCAAAATTCTGGGTGGAGGAATGAGGG CTGAGGAGATCCAAGAACTGTGGGCAGAATATGAAAGTAATGCTTCTCTGGAGGCTAATCTTGTGAAAGATTTTGACAAG GTTGAAATGATTCTGCAAGCACTGGAATATGAAATGG GAAAGTTTCAGACTGAAATAGGAAAGAGTTGGGCTGCAGAGATTAATTCAAGGAGAAATTCACAATTGGCAGACAAAGCTAATTGA
- the LOC18610578 gene encoding HD domain-containing protein 2 isoform X1 yields the protein MAVNTSINCAPPLHRFRRRRLPITFISHASSSSSRPICFTGAATLRLVSVHSQKPGSESSAIMSNTGVPSRLSSSSTASAIDFLTLCHRLKTTKRKGWINHGIKGPESIADHMYRMALMALIAGDLPDVNRERCIKIAIVHDIAEAIVGDITPSDGVPKEEKSRREQAALTDMCKILGGGMRAEEIQELWAEYESNASLEANLVKDFDKVEMILQALEYEMEHGKVLDEFFLSTAGKFQTEIGKSWAAEINSRRNSQLADKAN from the exons ATGGCGGTTAATACGTCAATCAACTGCGCGCCTCCATTGCATCGGTTCAGACGTCGCCGCTTGCCGATCACTTTCATCAGCCACGCTTCTTCCTCCTCCTCTCGACCGATTTGCTTTACCGGAGCTGCCACTTTGAGGCTCGTCTCTGTCCATTCTCAAAAACCCGGCTCCGAGAGCTCGGCCATTATGTCGAATACCGGTGTTCCCTCCAGGTTGTCCAGTTCGTCGACGGCCTCCGCTATTGATTTTCTCACACTGTGCCATCGTCTCAAG ACCACAAAAAGGAAGGGTTGGATCAATCACGGGATAAAGGGTCCTGAATCAATTGCTGACCATATGTACCGCATGGCTTTGATGGCTTTGATTGCTGGTGACCTTCCTGATGTGAATAGAGAAAG GTGTATTAAGATAGCAATTGTCCATGATATTGCAGAAG CTATTGTTGGAGATATAACACCATCAGATGGTGTgcctaaagaagaaaaaagcaGACGTGAGCAAGCAGCGTTAACTGATATGTGCAAAATTCTGGGTGGAGGAATGAGGG CTGAGGAGATCCAAGAACTGTGGGCAGAATATGAAAGTAATGCTTCTCTGGAGGCTAATCTTGTGAAAGATTTTGACAAG GTTGAAATGATTCTGCAAGCACTGGAATATGAAATGG AACATGGGAAGGTGCTGGATGAGTTTTTCCTTTCAACTGCAG GAAAGTTTCAGACTGAAATAGGAAAGAGTTGGGCTGCAGAGATTAATTCAAGGAGAAATTCACAATTGGCAGACAAAGCTAATTGA